The genomic interval tactatactatgctatactactgtactatactactgtactatactactgtactatactatcctactgtactctactgtactactatactatactactgtactctactatgctatactactgtactatatacaGGACGGTGACAGGAGGGACACAGCGGGGACAGTACACCACGACCAGCAGGGAAACAACTTCAGTAGTCTTTACCTCTGCCTTAGCAATACGATCGATGATAGTCTCCAGAGTCTCGTGAGGGTAACACTTCAGCACCCCGTCCACACAGCAGGCCCTGCTACTGATCGCCTCCTGCATGGTCATGTTCAGGTTATTGTAGTTCTTCTGAGCGGCCAGATTCTACAGCAACacagggaggtggggggggggggggggggcaaatccAAGGAACATTTCCCATGTGAATCATTTGCATGCTGTTTTCCTTCTCAATGCAGAGTTATTGACATGGTGCCACTTACAATCACATCAAACCTGGAGTACAGGGCCTTGATTTTCCCTGAAAACAGAAGACATACAGATAAGGCTGGCGTTCAAACTAGGGCTAAAGGGCTAATGCTAGTATTAGGCATTTAAACTAGGGCTAAAGGGCTAACGCTAGTATTAGGCATTTAAACTAGGGCTAAATGGCTAACCCTAGCATTAGGCATTTAAACTAGGGCTAAATGGCTAACACTAGCATTAGGCATTTAAACTAGTGCTAAAGGGCTAACCCTAGCATTAAGTGTTCAAACTTAAGCTAAAGAGCTAACCCTAGCATTTGTCATTCAAACTAAAGCTAAAGGGCTAACCCTAGCATTAAGTGTTCAAACTAAAGCTAAAGGGCTAACCCTAGCATTAAGTGTTTAAACTAAAGCTAAAGGGCTAACCCTAGCATTTGTCGTTCAAACTAAAGCTAAAGGGCTAACCCTAGCATTAGGCATTTAAACTAGGGCTAAAGGGCTAACCCTAGCATTAAGTGTTCAAACTAAAGCTAAAGGGCTAACCCTAGCAGTTGTCATTCAAACTAAAGCTAAAGAGCTAACCCTAGCATTAAGTGTTCAAACTAAAGCTAAAGAGCTAACCCTAGCATTTGTTGTTCAAACTAAAGCTAAAGAGCTAACCCTAGCATTTGTCGTTCAAACTAAAGCTAAAGAGCTAACCCTAGCATTAAGTGTTCAAACTAAAGCTAAAGGGCTAACCCTAGCATTAAGTGTTCAAACTAAAGCTAAAGGGCTAACCCTAGCATTTGTCATTCAAACTAAAGCTAAAGGGCTAACCCTAGCATTAAGTGTTCAAACTAAAGCTAAAGAGCTAACCCTAGCATTTGTCGTTCAAACTAAAGCTAAAGGGCTAACCCTAGCATTAGGCATTTAAACTAGGGCTAAAGGGCTAACCCTAGCATTAAGTGTTCAAACTAAAGCTAAAGGGCTAACCCTAGCATTTGTCATTCAAACTAAAGCTAAAGGGCTAACCCTAGCATTTGTCATTCAAACTAAAGCTAAAGGGCTAACCCTAGCATTAAGTGTTCAAACTAAAGCTAAAGGGCTAACCCTAGCATTAAGTGTTCAAACTAAAGCTAAAGAGCTAACCCTAGCAGTTGTCGTTCAAACTAAAGCTAAAGAGCTAACCCTAGCATTTGGCATCATAAAACAAAATAGCTCTAATTTTCCTAAATGTTAGTGGAAGTAAATGTTAAAGGTGTTTTCATCACTGAGGTGAAACCAGACACATACCCTCCTCATTGACCACTGGCAGAGCGGAGACCCTCCGCTGTACGAAGATGGCCAGGGCGTCGTACACCGTGTCTGTCTCCCGGACAGTAGCAATCTGTTTAAATGTTCCAATGTCCACCTCCTCAATTCTCTTCTGGAGGTACCGAGGCTTCGGGATCATGGTGCCCTGGGAGGAAAGAATGGCGCCAGAAAAAgtttctagcctggtcccagatcagtttgagatgtcttgtcaactcctatatGGTCCTTGTCACAATGGCCATAGAAATTGGAAAGATATGTCaaaaaacagatctgggaccaggctatcaaGTGTCCAGAATCATTACATGTTGTTTATCAGATAGGCTAATGTGAAAGAGGTTCTCACAAAGATATGCAGGAACTTGAGGATGCGTTTGTGGGTGAGGATGTGCAGGACGTTGCCAGATTCTGGGTCGATCACAGGCAGCCGATGGATCTTATACTTCAGCAGAGAATAGATGGCATCAAAAAGGCTGTAGAGAACAAGAGACGGGTTGTCCTGACAACGGCTTAGGAGTTGGCGAGACGGCACAAAGAAATGTGGGGACTAGGGGCTCGAGAAGGTAAGGCTGCAGAGGCACCGCTAGTTACCTGGAGTCAGGTGTGATACTGATCAGAGTATGGTTGGAGTACTTCAGCAATTCTTCTGGATCATGAAGCaggaggagacacacagagagagaatataAACAAGACttttaatcaatcaaatgtatttcataAAGCCTTCTTTATATTACAGCAATTGTTTCAAAGTGGTTTTATGGATACCTAGACTAAAACCCCAAGGGGATTCCATTGTGCCATCCATTTCTAGGTAGCTACAGGTTAACAGTCACCTCTACAGGTCTACAGTCACCTCTACAGGTCTACAGTCACCTCTACAGGTGGCTAGTCACCTCTACAGGTCTACAGTCACCTCTACAGGTATACAGTCACCTCTACAGGTATACAGTCACCTCTACAGGTCTACAGTCACCTCTACAGGTGGCTAGTCACCTCTACAGGTCTACAGTCACCTCTACAGGTCTACAGTCACCTCTACAGGTATACAGTCACCTCTACAGGTATACAGTCACCTCTACAGTCACCTCTACAGGTATACAGTCACCTCTAAAGATCTACAGTCACCTCTACAGGTCTACAGTCACCTCTACAGGTCTACAGTCACCTCTAAAGGTCTACAGTCACCTCTACAGGTCTATAGTCACCTCTACAGGTCTACAGTCACCTCTAAAGGTCTACAGTCACCTCTAAAGGTCTACAGTCACCTCTACAGGTCTATAGTCACCTCTACAGGTATACAGTCACCTCTACAGGTCTACAGTCACCTCTACAGTCACCTCTACAGGTCTATAGTCACCTCTACAGGTCTACAGTCACCTCTACAGGTCTACAGTCACCTCTACAGGTCTCTAGTCACATCTACAGGTTTATAGTCACCTCTACAGTCACCTCTACAGGTATACAGTCACCTCTACAGGTCTACAGTCACCTCTACAGGTCTATAGTCACCTCTACAGGTCTACAGTCACCTCTAAAGGTCTACAGTCACCTCTACAGGTCTATAGTCACCTCTACAGGTCTACAGTCACCTCTAAAGGTCTACAGTCACCTCTAAAGGTCTACAGTCACCTCTACAGGTCTATAGTCACCTCTACAGGTATACAGTCACCTCTACAGGTCTACAGTCACCTCTAAAGGTCTACAGTCACCTCTACAGGTCTACAGTCACCTCTACAGGTCTATAGTCACCTCTACAGGTATACAGTCACCTCTACAGGTCTACAGTCACCTCTACAGTCACCTCTACAGGTCTATAGTCACCTCTACAGGTCTACAGTCACCTCTACAGGTCTACAGTCACCTCTACAGGTCTACAGTCACCTCTACAGGTCTCTAGTCACATCTACAGGTTTATAGTCACCTCTACAGTCACCTCTACAGGTATACAGTCACCTCTACAGGTCTACAGTCACCTCTACGGGTCTATAGTCACCTCTACAGGTCTACAGTCACCTCTAAAGGTCTACAGTCACCTCTACAGGTCTATAGTCACCTCTACAGGTCTACAGTCACCTCTAAAGGTCTACAGTCACCTCTAAAGGTCTACAGTCACCTCTACAGGTCTATAGTCACCTCTACAGGTATACAGTCACCTCTACAGGTCTACAGTCACCTCTAAAGGTCTACAGTCACCTCTACAGGTCTCTAGTCACATCTACAGGTTTATAGTCACCTCTACAGTCACCTCTACAGGTCTATAGTCACCTCTACAGGTCTACAGTCAACTCTAAAGGTCTACAGTCACCTCTACAGGTCTACAGTCACCTCTACAGGCCTACAGTCACCTCTACAGGTATACAGTCACCTCTACAGGTCTACAGTCACCTCTACAGGTCTACAGTCACCTCTACAGGTCTACAGTCACCTCTAAAGGTCTACAGTCACCTCTACAGGTATACAGTCACCTCCACAGGATTATAGTCACCTCTACAGGTCTACAGTCACCTCTACAGGTCTACAGTCACCTCTACAGGTCTACAGTCACCTCTACAGTCACCTCTACAGGTCTACAGTCACCTCTACAGGTATACAGTCACCTCTACAGGTCTACAGTCACCTCTACAGGTTTATAGTCACCTCTACAGTCACCTCTACAGGTGTATAGTCACCTCTACAGGTTTTTAGTCACCTCTACAGGTTTATAGTCACCTCTACAGTCTTCTATCTTGTGCTCCTCCAGTTCGTAGATCTCTACCTGGAAGACACAAGTGTACAGCAGGAGGTTTATCTCTCCAgggacagggttggagttaaaatctccaggagggtatctctccaggaacagggttagagagccctGGTATATCATGTGAGACACACATAGATATACCATACAACACAGCGGTATACTGTGTGAGACTAGTGTCTAGTGAGACATTAGCAGGGTCCTATATAACTTCTACTTCTGTGGTCCTGCATTATGATGAGCTCCAGTAATCTGGATGCCAGGTCCAACAACAACAGATCACTCACCAGAGGAGACTGCCAATACCGGTGGAGAATGTTGATAAAGTCTGTGATGGTCAGCATACCTGGAAGGTACAGGGAAAGAACAAAGCTTTAAATGGGATACAGGGAAAGAACAAAGCTTTAAATGAGATACAGGGAAAGAACAAAGCTTTAAATGGGATACAGGGAAAGAACAAAGCTTTAAATGGGATACAGGGAAAGAACAAAGCTTTAAATGGGATACAGGGAAAGAACAAAGCTTTAAATGGGATACAGGGAAAGAACAAAGCTTTAAATGGGATACAGGGAAAGAACAAAGCTTTaaatgggacagacagacagacaggcaggcagatagacagacagacaggcagacagacagacagagatagacagaccgacagacagacagacagacagacagacagacagacagacagacagacagacagacagacagacagagatagacagacagacagacagacagacagagatagacagacagacagacagacagacagagacagacagacagacagacagacaggttcaaTCATCTGGTGAGCTCCTGTATGAGGGCCCGTTGACATTCTCAGTGGTGTAGCTGTGTATAAATAACCACAGAAAGGGTGCAGGGGATTATAGGATTCTGTCCCAGacgacacactattccctatatagtacacttctttgacgagggaacagggtgccgtttgggatgcagaATAGAGTCCCACTAGACACTGGAGCTCAGGTGCTGTACTATAGTTAGATCTCTGGCACCAAATTCTGCAGAGGGGATGGATCTGGCTCTAACCCAGAAAACACCCCAGGGCTAAGGTCCAAATGGAatcccattccctatatagtgtgcagggcccctggtcaaaagtagtgcactaacgtAGGGAATACGGTGTTCATTTTGGGACGCAGCCCTAATCCAGAAACCAGACCAGCCGGGTGGGAAGGGTGGAACGGACCCGGCCCACTTGCCTTTCAAAGGTTTCTTGAAAGGCCACCCAGCAGCGACCCAGCATGGAGCCAGCATGGAGCCAGCATTGGTCTAGCTAATTGATGATCTGCATTTAATCATATCAACACCCCTGTTTATAACCCTCCCAGAGACAAGGAGGGATGTTTAGTAGCCTCATAAGGgatttatatatttataaaatACTTATTCACAGGAAACACAGTTAGACGTGAATACAGAGAGACATGTAACCAAAACCGCAGAtacgtcacacacatacacagcagtAACTTACACCTTTTCAAACCATCCGTCACTTACTTTATGGTTCAACTACCTACGGTCTAATTTCAGGGACCCTAACCTCTGAACCCAGACAGTCGCCTAGCTGATCCCCAAGCAGGGGAAGCGGAGTTGGGTTGTTGGGGTTTAAGAGGAATGCTGCATTGATATTACGGGGTGTCTGTCTGTAATCTGAGTCTAAACTCATAGCTGACCCATTGGACTTTAAAGGTTAGATGCCAGATTGGGAAATGCTCGGGTTCCAGGTTACCTTACCTACAAAACACTGCAGCTTGTTATCCCACAGCGGCGCCGCCCGAACACCGTTCGCCACCAGAGCAAAGAAAGCTTTTTTTACctgaaacacacaaaaaaaacacagaaaCTCTGATACGCTGGTCGTGTTGGGTGTCTGGTCGCTCATTGGTCGTGTTGGGTGTCTGGTCGCTCATTGGTCGTGTTGGGTGTCTGGTCGCTCATTGGTCGTGTTGGGTGTCTGGTCGCTCATTGGTCGTGTTGGGTGTCTGGTCGCTCATTGGTCGTGTTGGGTGTCTGGTCGCTCATTGGTCGTGTTGGGTGTCTGGTCGCTCATTGGTCGTGTTGGGTGTCTGGTCGCTCATTGGTCGTGTTGGGTGTCTGGTCGCTCATTGGTCGTGTTGGGTGTCTGGTCGCTCATTGGTCGTGTTGGGTGTCTGGTCGCTCATTGGTCGTGTTGGGTGTCTGGTCGCTCATTGGTCGTGTTGGGTGTCTGGTCGCTCATTGGTCGTGTTGGGTGTCTGGTCGCTCATTGGTCGTGTTGGGTGTCTGGTCGCTCATTGGTCGTGTTGGGTGTCTGGTCGCTCATTGGTCGTGTTGGGTGTCTGGTCGCTCATTGGTCGTGTTGGGTGTCTGGTCGCTCATTGGTCGTGTTGGGTGTCTGGTCGCTCATTGGTCGTGTTGGGTGTCTGGTCGCTCATTGGTCGTGTTGGGTGTCTGGTCGCTCATTGGTCGTGTTGGGTGTCTGGTCGCTCATTGGTCGTGTTGGGTGTCTGGTCGCTCATTGGTCGTGTTGGGTGTCTGGTCGCTCATTGGTCGTGTTGGGTGTCTGGTCGCTCATTGGTCGTGTTGGGTGTCTGGTCGCTCATTGGTCGTGTTGGGTGTCTGGTCGCTCATTGGTCGTGTTGGGTGTCTGGTCGCTCATTGGTCGTGTTGGGTGTCTGGTCGCTCATTGGTCGTGTTGGGTGTCTGGTCGCTCATTGGTCGTGTAGGGTGTCTGGTCGCTCATTGGTCGTGTTGGGTGTCTGGTCGCTCATTGCTATGTTGCAAAGACATTTCAGCGATTCcaatttaagacaaaaaaaaaggttttatgaCCCATTAAATAAACAATTTATTAAAATATCTGCTATTTAGCAGACGATTCTATCCAATGTAACTCACAGACATACGTGCATACGGGTGGTGCCTCTGGGAATTAAACCCACGAAAAAACATCGCAGTGTTGAAGTTGAGCTTTTGGATGTACCTGCAAGGTGGTGTCGAAGATGACCAGTTTGGAGCTGGTTGGAATGGCGTCATAGCAGCAGTGGTTCCTCATGAACTTGGTGTAGACATTGGCATCTGGGGCCGAGGCTGGGGCTGCAGGGAGGAACAGGGGTGGAGCACCCTGCCACAGGTCCGTCAGTGTCCTGACACAGGGCTTCTCTAACCTCACCCCGAaaaaaaccttaacccttaaccccccCCCGCCCCAACCATGGATTTGATCCATTCCAGAGCCAGTATGTCAACAAATCGTCAAGCCCTAGGTTATGTTAATCAGGTAGTTCAGGGTTagaacaaaaaaaaaactgtgcAACCTTGGTGGGTCCCAGAGAAGAGGGTTCAGATCCACTGTCCTAACACACTCTCAGAGAGGCTTTTTCACACTACCGAGCCAAACCGAACCAGGCCAAGCCAAACCAAGGTGTACTGAACTGGCCTGGTTGGTTACACATCCACCGTAGCAGCTGGGACCGGACAATGTGAAATATGAGTGGAGCCAGGACAGGTCGGTTCTGTCGGCACGGTAGAACCAGGACAGGTCGGTTTGTGTCAGCACGGTAGAACCAGGACATGTTGGTTTGTTTCGGCACGGTAGAACCAGGACAGGTTGGTTTGTTTCGGCACGGTAGAGCAAGGACAGGTTGGTTCTGTCGGCACGGTAGAGCCAGGACAGGTTGGTTCTGTCAGCACGGTAGAACCAGGACATGTTGGTTTGTTTCGGCACGGTAGAACCAGGACAGGTTGGTTCTGTCGGCACGGTAGAGCCAGGACAGGTTGGTTCTGTCAGCACGGTAGTGTGAAAAGGTCTGTCTGGTATAGCAGCAATACAACAG from Oncorhynchus kisutch isolate 150728-3 linkage group LG26, Okis_V2, whole genome shotgun sequence carries:
- the prkag3b gene encoding 5'-AMP-activated protein kinase subunit gamma-3b isoform X2 encodes the protein MESSHEVPFMDGLTMKDIAPASAPDANVYTKFMRNHCCYDAIPTSSKLVIFDTTLQVKKAFFALVANGVRAAPLWDNKLQCFVGMLTITDFINILHRYWQSPLVEIYELEEHKIEDCRELLKYSNHTLISITPDSSLFDAIYSLLKYKIHRLPVIDPESGNVLHILTHKRILKFLHIFGTMIPKPRYLQKRIEEVDIGTFKQIATVRETDTVYDALAIFVQRRVSALPVVNEEGKIKALYSRFDVINLAAQKNYNNLNMTMQEAISSRACCVDGVLKCYPHETLETIIDRIAKAEVHRLVLVDKDDVVGGIVSLSDLLQALVLTPAEISRRAQTLITEDTLGH
- the prkag3b gene encoding 5'-AMP-activated protein kinase subunit gamma-3b isoform X3; protein product: MRNHCCYDAIPTSSKLVIFDTTLQVKKAFFALVANGVRAAPLWDNKLQCFVGMLTITDFINILHRYWQSPLVEIYELEEHKIEDCREELLKYSNHTLISITPDSSLFDAIYSLLKYKIHRLPVIDPESGNVLHILTHKRILKFLHIFGTMIPKPRYLQKRIEEVDIGTFKQIATVRETDTVYDALAIFVQRRVSALPVVNEEGKIKALYSRFDVINLAAQKNYNNLNMTMQEAISSRACCVDGVLKCYPHETLETIIDRIAKAEVHRLVLVDKDDVVGGIVSLSDLLQALVLTPAEISRRAQTLITEDTLGH
- the prkag3b gene encoding 5'-AMP-activated protein kinase subunit gamma-3b isoform X1, with the translated sequence MESSHEVPFMDGLTMKDIAPASAPDANVYTKFMRNHCCYDAIPTSSKLVIFDTTLQVKKAFFALVANGVRAAPLWDNKLQCFVGMLTITDFINILHRYWQSPLVEIYELEEHKIEDCREELLKYSNHTLISITPDSSLFDAIYSLLKYKIHRLPVIDPESGNVLHILTHKRILKFLHIFGTMIPKPRYLQKRIEEVDIGTFKQIATVRETDTVYDALAIFVQRRVSALPVVNEEGKIKALYSRFDVINLAAQKNYNNLNMTMQEAISSRACCVDGVLKCYPHETLETIIDRIAKAEVHRLVLVDKDDVVGGIVSLSDLLQALVLTPAEISRRAQTLITEDTLGH